The following are encoded together in the Poseidonibacter lekithochrous genome:
- a CDS encoding winged helix-turn-helix transcriptional regulator: MTKKIDNKIDEVIEKCPVETALDVLAGKWKILILWYLRAETKRFNELQKLLPRTTQKMLIQKLRELEQDGIVHREVYPVVPPKVEYSLTEYGKSLKPIIKSLYLWGEIHKERNSNN; encoded by the coding sequence ATGACAAAAAAGATTGATAATAAAATAGATGAAGTAATAGAGAAATGTCCAGTTGAGACGGCATTAGATGTATTAGCAGGAAAATGGAAAATTTTAATTTTATGGTACTTAAGAGCTGAAACAAAAAGATTTAATGAATTACAAAAATTACTTCCAAGAACAACTCAAAAGATGTTAATACAAAAATTAAGAGAGTTAGAACAAGATGGAATTGTACATAGAGAAGTGTATCCAGTAGTACCTCCCAAAGTAGAATACTCATTAACAGAATATGGAAAAAGTTTAAAACCTATTATCAAGTCTTTATATTTATGGGGTGAAATTCACAAAGAGAGAAACTCTAATAATTAA
- a CDS encoding ABC transporter permease: protein MQTIPLINLLYLILPLIVVWYFYKTWVGNQKEIIYATSRMIIQLLLIGYLLLYLFENKNIYLGGIILLFMILVSAWISLRNIKNKTKYEYSLIVISLAVSGLIHLFISTYLVLDLEYLYEPQYVIPIAGMIFANIMNALSLGIERFENEYNHSKDFVSARAISIKACMIPQINSLLAVGLVSLPGMMTGQILSGVDPLIAVRYQIMIMAMLLSSAGISIITYFILKEKTLNY from the coding sequence ATGCAAACTATTCCATTAATAAATTTATTATATTTAATACTACCTCTTATAGTTGTTTGGTACTTCTATAAAACATGGGTAGGGAATCAAAAAGAGATAATCTATGCAACAAGTAGAATGATAATACAACTACTTCTTATAGGTTATTTACTTTTATATCTTTTTGAAAATAAGAATATATATTTAGGTGGAATAATTCTTTTATTTATGATTCTTGTATCTGCTTGGATAAGTCTACGCAATATAAAAAACAAAACAAAATACGAATATTCACTTATAGTTATATCCTTAGCCGTATCAGGACTAATACATCTATTTATATCAACATATTTAGTACTAGATTTAGAATATTTATACGAACCACAGTATGTAATACCAATTGCAGGTATGATATTTGCAAATATTATGAATGCTCTATCTTTAGGTATTGAACGCTTTGAAAATGAGTATAATCATAGTAAAGATTTTGTAAGTGCTAGAGCTATATCAATTAAAGCCTGTATGATACCTCAAATCAACTCACTATTAGCAGTAGGATTAGTATCACTACCAGGAATGATGACAGGACAAATCCTATCAGGAGTTGATCCTCTAATAGCCGTAAGATATCAAATAATGATAATGGCTATGTTACTCTCAAGTGCAGGAATAAGTATAATTACATACTTTATTCTAAAAGAAAAAACTCTTAATTATTAG
- a CDS encoding ExbD/TolR family protein, with protein MRRLVKKRELISMDLTPLIDVVFLLLIFFIVTSEFKKNESILNLSLPNSASTQKVLDKKDIQIEISKEEIAYKSEKITFEELKTKLTLIKKDSAITVKIDKEVKYERVVKLFDILNELQLSNLLLITKENKK; from the coding sequence GTGAGACGGCTAGTTAAAAAAAGAGAATTAATTTCAATGGATTTAACACCGCTTATTGATGTGGTGTTTTTATTATTGATCTTTTTTATAGTAACAAGTGAGTTTAAAAAGAACGAAAGTATATTAAATTTATCTCTTCCAAATTCAGCATCTACACAAAAAGTTCTTGATAAAAAAGATATTCAAATTGAAATATCTAAAGAGGAAATAGCATATAAATCTGAGAAAATTACTTTTGAAGAACTAAAAACAAAATTAACATTAATAAAAAAAGACTCAGCTATTACAGTAAAAATTGATAAAGAAGTTAAATACGAAAGAGTAGTTAAATTATTTGATATTTTAAATGAATTACAGCTTAGTAACTTACTGTTAATTACGAAAGAAAACAAAAAGTAA
- a CDS encoding MotA/TolQ/ExbB proton channel family protein: MKHSLIEYIHLGGYVMYILVFLNVIGLSILLWKFIQIQIENKRAQKIVTNIFNEVQKEHSTSFKNLEDEIYNKATRYLLSCESGMNTIKIIATIAPILGLLGTVIGVLSSFETIAAAGFASGANSFASGISLALITTVGGLIVALPHYVGYNYLSGSFTRLEAKFEQLIVNRMTRETAS; the protein is encoded by the coding sequence GTGAAACATTCATTAATAGAGTACATACATCTAGGTGGTTATGTTATGTATATTCTAGTATTTCTAAATGTTATTGGACTTAGCATATTATTATGGAAGTTCATACAAATTCAAATTGAAAATAAAAGAGCTCAAAAAATAGTAACTAATATTTTCAATGAAGTACAAAAAGAACACTCAACATCATTTAAAAACCTTGAAGATGAAATATATAATAAAGCTACTAGATATTTATTATCTTGTGAGTCTGGAATGAATACTATTAAAATTATTGCAACTATTGCTCCAATACTTGGATTATTAGGAACTGTAATTGGAGTATTATCATCTTTTGAGACAATAGCAGCAGCTGGTTTTGCAAGTGGAGCTAACTCTTTTGCATCTGGTATTTCTTTAGCACTTATAACAACTGTAGGAGGGCTTATAGTTGCACTTCCACATTATGTAGGATATAACTACCTTTCTGGTTCTTTTACACGTTTAGAGGCAAAGTTTGAGCAATTAATTGTAAATAGGATGACTCGTGAGACGGCTAGTTAA
- a CDS encoding energy transducer TonB, whose translation MNFKLLVLCFISISTAHYFLFAQVINKEPKPIHKPKYQKVSLQMATYKEPIIEKPKEIKPEPKKIEEIKEVIKKPIIKKKVIKKVVKKKPVKKIIKKPKVIKKTKKVKPKKIEKKIIKKPIEKPVVKPIVKKIEKKEIKKVNAINKAQSLQKYKQHKQTYLTKLRAKIDRNKKYPNISRRLKEQGVVSVSFRVLKNGLFENIKVSKGSGKRRLDKAAIKALEQTNHFGTFPKEIKDDFLDITVQIAFKLK comes from the coding sequence ATGAATTTTAAACTCTTAGTATTATGCTTTATATCTATTAGTACTGCCCATTATTTCTTATTTGCTCAAGTAATAAATAAAGAACCTAAACCAATTCATAAACCAAAGTATCAAAAAGTAAGTCTTCAAATGGCAACTTACAAAGAACCTATAATAGAAAAACCAAAAGAAATAAAACCAGAACCTAAAAAAATTGAAGAGATAAAAGAAGTAATTAAAAAGCCTATTATCAAGAAAAAAGTTATTAAAAAAGTCGTTAAAAAAAAGCCTGTTAAAAAAATTATCAAGAAACCTAAAGTTATAAAAAAAACAAAAAAAGTAAAACCTAAAAAAATAGAAAAAAAGATAATCAAAAAACCTATTGAAAAACCAGTCGTTAAACCTATTGTTAAAAAAATAGAGAAAAAAGAAATAAAAAAAGTAAATGCTATTAATAAAGCTCAATCTTTACAAAAATACAAACAACATAAACAAACATATCTTACGAAACTTCGAGCAAAGATTGATAGAAACAAAAAATATCCAAATATCTCAAGAAGACTAAAAGAGCAAGGCGTAGTAAGTGTATCTTTTAGAGTTCTAAAAAATGGTTTATTTGAAAATATCAAAGTATCTAAAGGAAGTGGAAAAAGAAGATTAGATAAAGCAGCTATAAAAGCCTTGGAACAAACTAATCATTTTGGAACCTTCCCAAAAGAAATAAAAGATGATTTTTTAGATATTACTGTACAAATTGCGTTTAAATTAAAATAA
- a CDS encoding NAD(P)H-dependent glycerol-3-phosphate dehydrogenase: protein MNKNTIAVIGAGKWGQALHFALSQKQKCLITSRTTRDIENFVDLETAMACEYLVIAIPAQQIRAWLKENFKYQGQKVLVASKGIEAKSGEFLNEIYSEFVPESNIGFISGPSFAAEVIQGLPCALVLNSTSKKIFDGFKPFFPNFIKTYYSADVIGAEVAGAYKNVLAIASGICEGLKLGKNAQASLISRGLVEMQRFGKKFGAKKSSFVGLSGAGDLFLTASSTMSRNFRVGLGLAANKSLEDILEELGEVAEGVKTSEAIYNLSKEHDIYSPIANEVKLILDGKSPQDSLKDLLRN from the coding sequence ATGAATAAAAACACTATTGCAGTAATTGGAGCAGGTAAATGGGGTCAAGCACTTCATTTTGCCCTAAGCCAAAAACAAAAATGTTTAATTACATCTAGAACAACAAGAGATATAGAAAACTTCGTTGATTTAGAAACTGCAATGGCTTGTGAATATTTAGTAATAGCCATCCCAGCTCAACAAATAAGAGCTTGGTTAAAAGAAAACTTCAAGTATCAAGGACAAAAAGTACTTGTAGCTTCTAAGGGCATTGAAGCAAAATCTGGGGAGTTCTTAAATGAAATCTACTCAGAATTTGTACCAGAATCAAATATTGGATTTATTTCTGGACCTTCTTTTGCAGCGGAAGTTATTCAAGGTTTACCTTGTGCTTTAGTTTTAAACTCAACTTCAAAAAAAATCTTTGATGGATTTAAACCATTTTTTCCAAACTTTATCAAAACATACTATAGCGCTGATGTAATTGGTGCAGAAGTTGCCGGTGCATATAAAAATGTATTAGCAATTGCTTCAGGTATTTGTGAAGGACTAAAACTTGGTAAAAATGCTCAAGCTTCATTAATCTCAAGAGGTCTTGTAGAAATGCAAAGATTTGGTAAAAAATTTGGTGCAAAAAAATCATCATTTGTAGGCTTAAGCGGAGCAGGTGATCTATTTTTAACTGCAAGCTCAACAATGAGTAGAAACTTTAGAGTAGGACTTGGATTAGCAGCTAATAAAAGTTTAGAAGATATCCTAGAAGAATTAGGAGAAGTAGCTGAGGGTGTAAAAACAAGTGAGGCTATTTATAACTTATCTAAAGAACATGATATTTATTCACCAATTGCTAATGAAGTAAAACTTATTCTTGATGGTAAGAGTCCCCAGGATTCTTTAAAAGATCTATTAAGAAATTAA
- the gatB gene encoding Asp-tRNA(Asn)/Glu-tRNA(Gln) amidotransferase subunit GatB — protein sequence MFEVIIGLEVHVQLNTNSKLFCSCATSFGEEPNTNVCPTCLGLPGALPVLNKEAVHKAIMLGTALKSEINQKSIFNRKNYFYPDLPNGYQISQFEVPVVGLGELTIDFPDGKQKTIGVTRAHLENDAGKSKHGASGSQVDLNRAGTPLLEIVSEPDMRSAEEAVLYLKKLHSIVRYLGISDANMQEGSFRCDVNVSIRPHGATNLNTRCEIKNMNSFKFIEKAIHYEVNRHIEAWEDGIHDTEIVQETRLFNPEKGETRSMRGKEDAADYRYFPDPDLLPVIITDEMMEKYSKIPELPDEKKERFVKDYGIKEYDASVITANLETANFFDEMMSEGITGKNATTWLTVELPSRFAEGVSIENSPVGAKKLATMIKAIEDGTISGKAAKEVLDYLMEKPETEVDAVIDELGLKQVSDDGAILEIIDGILAANQDKVEQYKAGKEKLIGFFVGQTMKASKGAANPAKVNELLKQRLS from the coding sequence ATGTTTGAAGTAATTATTGGATTAGAAGTTCACGTTCAATTAAATACAAATTCTAAACTTTTTTGTTCTTGTGCAACAAGTTTTGGGGAAGAACCAAATACGAATGTATGTCCAACTTGTTTAGGATTACCAGGAGCACTTCCTGTATTAAATAAAGAAGCAGTTCATAAAGCAATTATGTTAGGTACTGCATTAAAATCAGAAATTAACCAAAAATCTATATTTAATAGAAAAAATTACTTCTACCCTGATTTACCTAATGGATACCAAATCTCTCAATTCGAAGTACCTGTTGTTGGTCTTGGTGAATTAACTATTGATTTCCCAGATGGAAAGCAAAAAACAATTGGTGTAACAAGAGCACACTTAGAGAATGACGCTGGTAAAAGTAAACATGGTGCTTCAGGATCTCAAGTTGATTTAAATAGAGCGGGAACTCCTCTTTTAGAAATCGTATCTGAACCAGATATGAGATCTGCTGAAGAAGCTGTTTTATATCTTAAAAAACTTCACTCAATTGTAAGATACTTAGGTATTTCTGATGCTAACATGCAAGAAGGCTCATTTAGATGTGATGTTAACGTATCTATTAGACCTCATGGGGCTACAAACCTAAATACAAGATGTGAAATAAAAAACATGAACTCATTTAAGTTCATCGAAAAAGCAATTCACTACGAAGTAAATAGACATATTGAAGCTTGGGAAGATGGTATCCATGATACTGAAATCGTTCAAGAAACAAGACTATTTAATCCTGAAAAAGGTGAAACTAGATCTATGAGAGGGAAAGAAGATGCTGCTGATTACAGATACTTCCCAGATCCAGATTTACTACCAGTTATTATTACAGATGAAATGATGGAGAAATACTCTAAAATTCCTGAACTTCCAGATGAGAAAAAAGAAAGATTTGTAAAAGACTACGGTATCAAAGAATATGATGCATCAGTTATTACAGCAAACTTAGAAACTGCAAACTTCTTTGATGAAATGATGAGTGAGGGAATTACAGGTAAAAATGCTACTACATGGCTAACTGTTGAATTACCATCTAGATTTGCAGAGGGTGTTTCTATTGAAAACTCACCAGTTGGGGCTAAAAAATTAGCAACAATGATTAAAGCTATTGAAGATGGAACAATCTCAGGAAAAGCAGCAAAAGAAGTACTTGATTACTTAATGGAAAAACCAGAGACTGAAGTAGATGCAGTAATTGATGAACTTGGATTAAAACAAGTATCTGATGATGGTGCTATCTTAGAAATCATTGATGGAATCCTTGCAGCAAATCAAGATAAAGTAGAGCAATATAAAGCAGGTAAAGAGAAACTTATTGGTTTCTTCGTAGGTCAAACTATGAAAGCATCAAAAGGTGCTGCAAATCCTGCTAAAGTAAATGAATTACTAAAACAAAGACTATCTTAA
- a CDS encoding peptidylprolyl isomerase — translation MYKLLLSLILASTFSLAGLVNGVAIVVNDDPITLFDIDNAMVENKVNKNQAISLLVDKVLYKQLVKKNNITADVFDVNAYIEKLAASNGMDVYAFKSIIKQRYSDYSIFEKEAKSAVIRQKLLTKIVKGQLKIANDDDMKIYYENNQKKFATAKTVELVQYAARNKGVLLNTIKNPLLVPADVKRTTLSLTMKDLDPQLQYLLNNTKVGSFTPVFTASRAYNALYIIKKEGTSILDYETVKSKIFTDIMSVREKKYLKDYFEKEKLTADIKIVR, via the coding sequence ATGTATAAACTTTTATTATCTCTGATTTTAGCTTCTACTTTCTCATTAGCTGGCTTAGTTAATGGTGTAGCAATAGTGGTAAATGACGACCCAATCACACTTTTTGATATAGACAATGCAATGGTTGAAAATAAAGTAAATAAAAACCAAGCAATTAGTTTATTAGTAGACAAAGTTCTTTATAAACAATTAGTTAAAAAGAATAATATCACAGCAGATGTTTTCGATGTAAACGCATATATTGAAAAACTAGCAGCTAGTAATGGAATGGATGTATACGCATTCAAATCAATCATTAAACAAAGATATTCAGATTATTCAATATTTGAAAAAGAAGCAAAAAGCGCAGTAATTAGACAAAAACTATTAACAAAAATAGTAAAAGGTCAATTAAAAATTGCAAATGACGATGATATGAAGATTTATTATGAAAATAATCAAAAGAAATTTGCAACAGCTAAAACAGTTGAGTTAGTACAATATGCAGCAAGAAATAAAGGTGTATTATTAAATACTATCAAAAATCCTTTATTAGTACCAGCAGATGTAAAAAGAACTACTTTATCATTAACAATGAAAGATTTAGACCCTCAGTTACAATATCTTTTAAATAATACAAAAGTAGGAAGTTTCACTCCTGTATTCACAGCAAGTAGAGCTTATAACGCTTTATACATCATCAAAAAAGAAGGTACTTCAATTTTAGATTATGAAACAGTTAAATCTAAAATTTTCACTGATATTATGAGTGTAAGAGAAAAGAAATATCTTAAAGATTATTTCGAAAAAGAAAAATTAACAGCAGATATAAAAATAGTAAGATAA